The following coding sequences lie in one Brachionichthys hirsutus isolate HB-005 chromosome 15, CSIRO-AGI_Bhir_v1, whole genome shotgun sequence genomic window:
- the LOC137904205 gene encoding protein kinase Npk, which translates to MSSPGSSFVQIKHEDLLFYENCGGGSFGSVYRAVWISQDKEVAVKKLLKIDKEAEILSVLSHKNIIQFYGAVLESPNYGIVTEYANGGSLYEYLSSEQSEEMDMEQIMTWAIQIAKGMHYLHAEAPVKVIHRDLKSRNVVMTAEKVLKICDFGASKFLSHTTHMTVVGTFPWMAPEVIQSLPVSETCDTYSYGVVLWEMLTREVPFKGFEGLQVAWLVVEKQERLTIPTSCPASFAELMRKCWQAEPKERPQFKQVLVTLETMANDSRLPDQCNSFLHNKDQWRCEIESTLERLRKLERELHSKEKELEERERRLRLWEERLMERSNMTPSPTSLLMERSSISPFFPSMSIGSSGSFFRSHSQDSNSAGVSSAGVSCLLRTLSNGDTERGGSSTVMERGMGSLDGGRLHAMLRGLQGRLGEEDDEEEETLLEKSWGPRNRDESGSKEGGMVQVTLRSFPGGVVERKWEGGDVERGGVQRSRVTTIVRGYSGGFGEAEVDGEKEGGWEIEKLGDRVEERGLEAGGERGGRLPAMFKGLHGSFGDILSLDMNEMERMGDVDMGDLGGMKVLGHGARSEVGVGGRRSDVGVLGDLGEALGQKIRGEVGVMGHSGVQVSMRSSSNQNSVKSCSVRHGTKINMATAAMDMMELDWSDSD; encoded by the exons ATGTCGTCCCCCGGCTCGTCGTTTGTGCAGATAAAGCACGAGGACCTGCTCTTCTATGAGAACTGTGGCGGAGGCAGCTTTGGGAGCGTCTACAGAGCCGTCTGGATTTCCCAGGACAAGGAGGTGGCAGTGAAGAAGCTTCTGAAGATCGACAAGGAG GCTGAGATTCTCAGCGTCCTGAGTCATAAGAACATCATTCAGTTTTATGGAGCCGTGCTGGAATCGCCCAACTATGGCATTGTCACAG AGTATGCTAATGGGGGGTCGCTCTACGAGTATCTCTCCAGCGAGCAGAGTGAAGAGATGGACATGGAGCAGATCATGACGTGGGCCATACAGATAGCTAAag GAATGCATTACCTCCACGCAGAAGCTCCAGTAAAAGTCATCCACAGAGACCTGAAGTCCCGGAACG tgGTGATGACTGCAGAAAAAGTGCTGAAG ATTTGTGACTTCGGAGCATCTAAGTTCCTGTCTCATACCACCCACATGACGGTGGTGGGCACGTTTCCCTGGATGGCTCCGGAGGTCATTCAGAGCCTGCCCGTCTCTGAGACCTGTGACACATACTCCTACGGCGTG GTGTTGTGGGAGATGCTGACTCGGGAGGTTCCTTTTAAAGGATTCGAAGGGCTGCAGGTTGCGTGGCTGGTGGTGGAAAAACAAGAG AGGCTGACCATCCCCACCAGCTGTCCAGCAAGTTTTGCAGAGCTCATGAGGAAATGTTGGCAAGCAGAACCAAAG GAGCGTCCACAGTTCAAACAGGTGCTGGTAACCCTGGAGACCATGGCCAACGACAGCAGACTGCCGGACCAGTGCAACTCCTTCTTGCACAACAAGGACCAGtggag GTGCGAAATCGAGTCGACTCTGGAGCGCCTCCGCAAGCTGGAGAGGGAGCTTCACTCCAaagagaaggagctggaggagagggaaaggAGGCTCAGACTGTGGGAGGAGCGACTGATGGAGAGGTCCAACATGACTCCCAGTCCGACCTCCCTACTCATGGAGCGCTCGAGTATCTCGCCT tTCTTCCCCTCCATGTCCATCGGATCCAGCGGTTCGTTCTTTCGGTCGCACTCTCAGGACTCCAACAGCGCCGGGGTCAGCAGTGCTGGCGTCAGCTGCCTCCTGCGCACCCTCAGCAACGGAGAcacggagaggggggggagcagcacGGTGATGGAGAGGGGGATGGGTTCGCTGGACGGCGGGAGGCTGCACGCCATGCTCCGAGGGTTGCAGGGCAGATTGGGagaggaggacgatgaagaggaagaaaccTTGCTGGAGAAAAGCTGGGGGCCGAGGAATAGGGATGAGAGTGggagcaaggagggagggatggtGCAGGTGACGCTCAGGAGCTTCCCGGGCGGTGTAGTGGAGAGGAAGTGGGAGGGAGGGGAtgtggagagagggggggtgcagCGGAGCAGGGTCACAACCATCGTCCGAGGATACTCCGGTGGGTTTGGAGAGGCGGAAGTGGacggggagaaagagggaggatgGGAGATAGAGAAGTTGGGGGACAGGGTCGAGGAGAGAGGGCTGGAGgctggaggggagagaggggggaggcTCCCGGCCATGTTCAAGGGTCTCCACGGGAGTTTTGGGGACATCCTGTCCTTAGATATGAATGAGATGGAGCGAATGGGTGACGTGGACATGGGCGACCTTGGGGGGATGAAGGTCTTGGGTCACGGAGCGAGGAGCGAGGTGGGAGTCGGGGGCCGTAGGAGCGACGTGGGAGTCCTAGGCGACCTCGGCGAGGCCCTCGGCCAAAAGATTAGAGGTGAGGTCGGGGTCATGGGTCACTCGGGGGTGCAGGTAAGCATGAGGTCATCGTCTAATCAGAACTCTGTGAAGAGCTGCAGCGTGCGACACGGAACCAAAATCAACATGGCTACGGCGGCCATGGACATGATGGAGCTTGATTGGTCTGACAGTGACTAG